The Streptomyces bacillaris sequence ACGGATGCCCGTCGGGCTACGGAGATGTTGTAGGGCTTGCCCGCCCGCGTGCAGTGCGTCCAGGTGACGCCGAGCGCGTCGAGGGTGTCGGTGTAGAGCCGCCGGATGTCGTCGGAGACGTTGGTGAACCAGTACCTGGGGTACTCGTACCGTTTCCGTTCACCGCCGACCACGCGGGTGGTCCAGTTGGTGATGCGGCAGCCGTCGGAGTGGACGAGCCCCCGTACGAGCTGCCAGGGGTGCGCATCGACGATCGACTGCTGCCAGGGCTCCAGGGCTATGGCTCGCTCGTGCTTCCGGCCCGGCCCGTGCTGTGGGAACAGGCAGACGAGGTGTTTCGAGTACACCTTGAGGTTGTGGCAGCCGGGCTTGCGGACGCGGCACGTGGCGTTGCCCGGGAAGACCCTGCGTAAGGTCTCCTCGGCCTCGTCCTGGATACCGGGCCATGCATCGTCCAGCG is a genomic window containing:
- a CDS encoding helix-turn-helix domain-containing protein is translated as MNAHSTEVRQKALTLLRSGTKGAEVARRLSVPRGTVSYWLHMDRAKRGECPGAHTPACHRCDGSPLDEPAYAYLLGLYLGDGHISQYAGHRAPNLMITLDDAWPGIQDEAEETLRRVFPGNATCRVRKPGCHNLKVYSKHLVCLFPQHGPGRKHERAIALEPWQQSIVDAHPWQLVRGLVHSDGCRITNWTTRVVGGERKRYEYPRYWFTNVSDDIRRLYTDTLDALGVTWTHCTRAGKPYNISVARRASVALMDAHVGPKY